The Streptomyces cathayae DNA segment GGTCGCAGCTGCCCAAGCTGCTGCGCGGCGCGGACCTGGAGTGGTTCCAGAAGATCTACGACGAGCTGACGGGCGTCGGCGTCCCCGGCGAACTCGCCACCCGCGTGGCCGGCTTCTCCTCCGCGTTCGCGGCGATCGACATCGTCTCGGTGGCCGACCGCATGGGCAAGGAGCCGCTGGACGTCGCCGAGGTGTACTACGACCTCGCCGACCGGCTCTCCATCACCCAGCTGATGGACAGGATCAGTGAGCTGCCCCGCGCGGACCGCTGGCAGTCCATGGCCCGCGCGGCGATCCGCGAGGACCTGTACGCGGCGCACGCGGCGGTGACGGCCGAGGTGCTGGCGCAGGGCAACGGCACGGCGTCACCGCAGCAGCGGTTCCAGGTGTGGGAGGAGAAGAACGAGGCCCTCCTCGGCCGGGCCCGCACCACTCTGGAGGAGATCCGCAGCTCGGACACGTTCGACCTGGCCAACCTGTCCGTGGCGATGCGGACGATGCGCACGCTGCTGCGTCCGCACGCGTAGGCCGCGGCGCCGGCCCGGCGCTGACGCACACGGGGGTGCCCCGGACCATCGGGTCCGGAGCACCCCCGTGGTGTGCTCGGGGTGCCCCGGAGCGGATGGGGTGTTAAGGCTCTGAGGGTGAGTGTCCGTCCTGCCCGCTCCGCTCGCCCCGCCCGATCCGGCCGGCCCGGCCGTTCTGCCGGTACCCGGTGGTCCGTCCTGCCCGGGGGGACCGGCAGGCCGCGTGCCGCGCCCCGGCCGGCGGACATCGCCCGCACCGCCGTCCAGGTCGCCGCCGGGCTGACCCTGGTCCTGCTGCTCGCGGTGATCGTCCGCCTCCCGTGGGCCGGCGACCTCGGCATGCACGCGGCGACCCTGCAACGCCTGCGGCACGACCTGGCCGACCCCGGCAACCCCCTGGTCGACGCGGACACGCAGAGCCCGTACTACTCGCCGTGGACCGTGCTGCTCGGCGGCCTCGCCCGGCTGTCGGGGCTGTCGGGGCTGTCGGTCTTCGTGGTGCTGCGGCTCGCCGCCCTGGCCGGACTCGCGCTGCTGGTGACGGGCGTATGGCGCTACGTACGGGCACTGACCGCACGCGGAACGGCCCGCGGGACCGGGACCCCGGCCGCGCACGGGGCCCCGGCCGCGCACGGGACCCCGGCCGCATACGGGGCGGGGCCGCGGGCCGTCTTCGCGCTCGCCCTGCTGAGCCTGCTGTTCCTGTGGGGCACGACCCCGTTCCTGTGGAGCGGCTTCCCGGGCCTCCACTCGCTCGCGCTGACGGTCTCCTACCCGAGCACCCTCGCCCTCGGCCTCGCCTTCCACCTCTGGGCCTGGCTGACGGCCGCGCTGCGCCGCCGGGCCGGGTGGGGAACGTGGGCGGGGCTGGGCACGCTGTGGGCGGTGATCCTGCTGTGCCACCAGTTCACCGGCGTCGTGGCCACGCTCGGCGCCCTCGCCACGGTGCTGTCGGCCCGGCCCGCGCGGCTGCCGCGGGCGGTGTGGCCGCGGCTCGGCGCCGGACTGCTGCTGGGCGTCCTCGTGCTGTGGGCCTGGCCGTACTACGACTTCTTCGCGCTGACGGGCGCCGGCGCCCGACTGGAGTCGGTGCACCGGGAGCTGTACCGGGACCTGCCGGCCCGGTTCGGGCTCGTGCTGCTCGGCGTGGCCGCGCTGGCGGTGCGGTGGCGGCGCGACCGGTGGGACCCGCTCGCGCTGTTCTTCGCGCTGGGCGCGCTGGTCTTCGCGGCGGGCTGGCTGACCGGCCACCACGCGTGGGGGCGCGCCCTGCCCGCCGTGCTGATCCCGGCGCAGCTCGCGGCCGCCCTGGAGACGTTCGGCGCGGCACGGCGCACACTGCGCGCCGGGTGGGCCGTCGTCCTGGCCGGTGCGCTGGCCGTCGGCGCGTGGGCACAGGCGGGAGCGGTGGGCTACGTCGTCCCGCGCGACGCGCTGCCCCGGGTGGCCGAGGCCCGGTACCGGGAGCCGTGGACGGGGTACCACTGGATGACACCGTGGGTGGAGTACGGGGACGTCGTCATGGCCGAGACGGAACCGGCCCGCCGGATTCCCGCGTACGGGCCCTACACGGTCGCCCCCGGTTACCCCGACTTCTTCCTGCCGGACGAGAAGCGCAGGGCGGCGGCCACGGAGCGGTACTTCGCACCGAGCACACCGCAGCGGGTGCGCCGGGGCATCGAGCGGACGTACGGAGTGCGGTGGGTGGTGGACACGACGGGCACGCTGCACGACACCGGGCTGCGGGCCGTGACCCGGGGACCGGAGGGCCAGACGCTCTACGCGGTGCGCTGACCGGGCACCTCACCGACCCAGCGCGTTCGCCACCGGACGGGCCAGCCGCCGTACCGCCGGGCGGATCACCCGGGCCGTCACCCCCACGGGCTCCCAGCGGATCTGCAGGCGGCCCGCGCCGTGGCCCTCCGGTTCGACGGTGACGCGGTGCGGGGCCGTGCCACGGCGGTACGGGACACGGGCGGTGAACGGGGCGAAGGCCAGGGGCGCCAGCAGGGGACCCGTGTTGCCCTGCCCCCGGAGGGTGAGGCGGAGCAGCGGATGGCGCACCCCGGCGAACCCGCCCAGCGGCAGGGAGGCGGCCGCCGGGTCGAGGCCGACGCGGCCCTCGAAGACACCGGGACGGACGAGGGAGAGGCGGAAGGGCACGGTGAGGCGGCGCCGGCCGGGAGAGAGGAGGAGGGTCGCGCGCTGCGGGCCGAGCGGGAGGCGCAGCGCCGGATCGTAGGTACGCACCGTCAGTTCGACCGGTCCGCCGAGGCCTCGGGCGATGTCCGTGATCTCGTGCCGGAACAGGGCGGTGGGGAAGGGACGGACGTCCGGTTCCAGGTCGGAGAGGTCCAGTTCGGCGCGGGCGGCGGCGGACGCGGGAATCCGGTCGCCCCAGTAGGCGCGGCCGTCCGGGCCCACGGTCAGCTGCCTCGGGGCGATGTCGTGGCCCAGACCGCGGGCCGCCTGCCGGACCTCGGACAGGCGGCGGTCGCGGAGCAACTGGAGGACGACCCGTTCGGCGCGCGGGAGGCGGGCGTACGCGCCGGGCGACAGCGTCTCCAGGTACGGGTTCAGCAGGTCCGCGAAGCCCGCGAGCCACTCGTCGTCCCGGTGGGGCAGGTCGCCCGTGTACATCCGGACGTCGTGCTTGAGGAACTTGTGGTCCTTGTCCGCACGCAGCGACGCGTGCCCGCTCTCGACGAGGAAGGCGTCGATGAGGTGCTGGACGTGGACCCGGTCGCGGACGTTGGCCGGCTTGTGCCGCTGGTTGGAGATGGACGCCGACTCCTGGGCGGCGTAGGGCGTGATGTACCAGAGGTACACCGGCTCCGGGACGATCGTGAACCTCCTCGCCAGGCAGTACGCCTGCGCCGAGAACAACTGGTCCTCGTAGTGGATGCCCTCGGGGAAACGCAGGCCGTGCCGGTCGAGGAAGGCCCGGGAGTACATCTTGCCGGTCGACAGGTGCTCGAAGAACAGCCGCGGATCGGCCTCGATGCCGTCCAGGGTGCGGCGCTCGCGCACCAGGTGCGGCATCCAGGTGGAGCGGCGGCCGGTGTCGGTGCGGACACGCCGGATCGCGCCCATCGCGAAGTCGATGTCCCGTTCGCGGTGGGCGGCGAGCAGCAACGCCACGGCGTCCTGGGGGAGTTCGTCGTCGCTGTCGAGGAACATCAGATACGGTGCGCGGGCGGTCTCCAGGGCGCGGTTGCGGGGCGCGCTGCAGCCGCCGCTGTTGTACGGCAGGCGCAGATACCGGATACGCGGGTCCGCAGCCACCAACCGCCGTGCCACCTCGGGGGTCTCGTCCGTCGAGTGGTCGTCGCTGACGACGATCTCGAGGTCGCGGTGGGTCTGCCGGCGGACCGACTCGACCGCGCGGGGGAGGCGTTCGGCGTCGTTGTGGACGATGACCGTCACGGTGACGTCGGGTACGGGGGGCGCGTCGGATGCTTCTCGAGGGCTGTGCTCCTCGGCGGGTGGCTTCATCAGGAGCTCGCCTCCTCGGGGTCGGGCGCCGGGGTGCGCTCCTCCAGGGGCAGCACCGGCGGCAGCGACTCCTCGTCCTGGCCGAGGAAGACCCGGCGCACGACGCGTTCGGCGGCGCGGCCGTCGTCGTACTCGCAGAACCGGCGCCGGAAGACGGCCCGCGCCTTCGCCGCGCTCGCGTCGCGCCAGGCGTCGGTGGTGAGGATCCCGGTCAGCTCCTCCTGGGTGCGGGCCACCGGACCCGGCGCCTCGGCCGTCAGGTCGAAGTAGACACCGCGCGTCTGCCGGTAGACGTCCCAGTCGTCGGCGTGGATCACCAGGGGGCGGTCCAGGTTGGCGTAGTCGAACATGATCGACGAGTAGTCGGTGACCAGCAGGTCGGCGGCCAGGCACAGGTCCTCGACCGGGTCGTAGGAGGAGACGTCCACGATGCGGGCGCCGCGGCCGCCGCGCCGCAGCGAGGTGAGGGGGGAGGTGCTCCCGGCGGTCCCGGCGCCTCCGTCGTAGAAGTAGTGGCCTCGCACCAGCAGGACGGTCTCCTCGCCGAGGCGGTCGGCGAGCGCGGCGAGGTCCAGGTGGGGGACCCAGCCGGCCTCGTAGTCGCGGTGCGTGGGCGCGTACAGCACGGCCCGGCGGCCGGGGGCGATACCGAGGCGTGCGCGGATCGCGCGGACGTCGTCGGCGCCGGCCGTGTAGTAGACGTCGTTGCGCGGATAGCCGTAGTCGAGCGAGACGTGGCGGGACGGGTACGCCCGCTGCCACATGCGGGTGGTGTGGCTGTTGCCGGAGAGGCTGTAGTCCCACTTGTCGACGCGCTCCAGCAGGGCCTGGAAGTCCAGGCCCCGGGCGGCGGCCGGGAACGGCATCTGGTCCACGCCCATGCGCTTGAGCGGGGTGCCGTGGTGGGTCTGGAGGTGGACGGCGTCGGGGCGTTTGACCACGGTGTCCGGGAAGTTGACGTTGTTGACGAGGTACTTCGCGGTGGCGAGCACCTCCCCGTAGCGGCGGGTGCCGGGCACCACATGGTCCGTGCCGGGCGGGAGCAGGGCGGCGTGGTGGGCGGTCACCACCCACACCGGGTGGATCCACGGGGCGAGTTCGGCGAGCGCGGCGGCGATCGCGGCCGGATTGCAGGCGACGCCGCGGTTCCAGTACGCCGAGAACACCGCCAGTTCCGGGTCGACGGGGCGGCGCAGGGCCCGGCGGTAGTGGTGGTCGCCGAGCAGGGTGCCGAGCCGCCGCCCGCCGGTGCGCGCCGCGGACCCGGCGGCACGGCGGGTGCGGTGGGCGGCCCGGAGGGCGCGGTACCGGGTGTAGGCGCCCTCCTCGAGCAGCGAGCGCCGGACGCCCTCGAGGCCGACCGGGTTCCGGTGGCCCTCGGGGCGGTGCCGTACGGCGGCCAGTGAGGCACGGCGGAAGAACTCCCGGGCGACCGGCTCGGGCATGCCGCCGCGGGCGAAGGCGCGCAGACAGTCGCCGACCATGAGCTCGTACAGCACGTCGTGGACGGCGGGGCGGTCACCGGCGAGGCCGAGGAGGGCTTCGTAGTGCTCGACGAGGGCGTAGCGCTGTTCGGGGGTGACCGGGGGGAGCGCGGCGGGACGCAGCCGCCGTTCCTCGTGGGCGACGCGGGGCAGACAGGCGACGCGGTCGGCGAGCAGGAGGGCGGCACGGGCGGCGTACGGCTCGTCGAACGGGGTGCCGTCCGGGGCTCCGGCCGCGGTGAGCCGGGTGCGGTGGGTCCGCCAGAAGGCGGCGCGCAGGACGCGGGTGCCGAGCAGCGGGGTGAGGCGCAGCAGGCGCGCGCAGTCGTCGAGGGCGAGGTCGGCGCGGCCCGCGCGGACGAGCAGGGGGCCGTCGGGGGAGGGCAGGCCGGAACTGTGCCAGGTGCTGCGGACGTGGTCCAGGAGCAGGACGTCCACGGTGTCGGGGAGCCGGGCGAGGTGCTCGGCGACGGTTCGCGGGCCGCCGGGCGGCAGGCCGTCCTTGGCGGGGACGAAGTGCAGCCAGCGGCCGGTGGCCAGGTCCGCCCCCGCCACCCGGGCCGCCGCGTCGGAGGTGCCGTCGGGCAGGGGCAGCACCTGGACGTCGGGGGTGTGCCGCTCGGCTGTCTCCCGGGCCCAGTCGCCCACGGCGGCGACGATGACCTCGATGTCCGGGGAGGGGGAGGTTCCAGAGGCGGCGAGGGCGGTGGGGGAGCAGAGGGAGGCGAGGAGGCCGGTCAGATGGTCCTGGGTGTTCGGCCCGTGGACGATGACGCTGAGCTCGGGCATCTCGGGGCTCCTTCGTCTCGTCACCGATCCGGGCGTTCCCTTCGGTCATATTGGCATCAATGCGGCGAAGGGGCTGCCCGGAGACGGACGGGCGACGCCTCAGGAGGGAGCGGTGGCGGCCTCCGGATCGGTCACCGTCGTGGGCGCGGTCGGGGCCTTCGGATCGGTCCCGGTCTTCGGCTCGATCCCGGTCTTCGGCTCGGTTGCAGCCTCCGGCTTGGGCTTCGGTTTGGGCTTGCGGGCCTTGTCCGGACCGCCGGTGAACGCCTCGTACTCCTTGAGCACCTCGTCGGTGGGCCCGTCCATCCGCAGCTCACCGCGCTCCAGCCACAGCACGCGCTCGCAGGTGTCCCGGATCGACTTGTTGCTGTGGCTGACCAGGAACACCGTCCCGGCCTCCTTGCGCAGCTCCCGGATGCGCGCCTCGGAGCGCTTCTGGAAGGAGCGGTCGCCCGTGGCCAGCGCCTCGTCGATGAGAAGGACGTCGTGGTCCTTGGCGGCGGCGATGGAGAAGCGCAGCCGGGCGGCCATGCCGGAGGAGTAGGTGCGCATCGGCAGGGTGATGAAGTCGCCCTTCTCGTTGATGCCGGAGAAGTCGACGATCTCCTGGTAGCGCTCCCGGACCTGCTCGCGGGACATGCCCATGGCCAGCCCGCCGAGATGGACGTTGCGTTCGCCCGTCAGATCGTTCATCAGGGCGGCGTTGACGCCGAGCAGGGAGGGCTGGCCGCCGGTGTAGATCCGGCCGTTCTCCACCGGGAGCAGTCCGGCGACGGCCTTGAGCAGGGTCGACTTGCCCGAGCCGTTGGTGCCGATCAGGCCGATGGCCTCGCCCCGGTAGGCGACGAAGGACACGTTCCGCACCGCGTGCACCCTGCGCACGCCCCGTGCCGCGTCGTCCTTGCCCCGCCGGAGCATGCGGCTCAGCGCCGCCGTGGCGCTGCCCTTGCCGCCCTTGGTCCCGTTGACCCGGTAGACGATGTCGACGCCGTCGGCGATGACGGTGGGGATCTTCTCGCCGGTGTTTCCGGCGTTGACAGTGTTGTCAGCCACGACCGTAGGTCTCCTCGGCCTTCCAGAAGTAGACGAAACCGATCACCCCGGCCAGCAGCGCCCAGCCCACCGCGAACGCCCACACATGCGGCGGCAGATACGAGGACCCGTACCCGTCGATCAACGCGAACCGCACCAGATCCATGTAGACCGCCGCCGGATTCCACTGCAGCACGTCGGCCAGCCAGCCCGGCACGTTCTTGCCCTCCAGCATCGCCGGCAGGCTGAACATCACCCCCGAGGCGTACATCCAGGTCCGCAGCACGAACGGCATCAGCTGGGCCAGATCCGGCGTCCGGCTGCCCAGCCGGGCGAAGACCAGCGCCAGCCCGGTGTTGAAGACGAACTGCAGCCCCAGCGCGGGCACCACCAGCAGCCAGGACAGCGCCGGCAGGCTGCCGAACGCCACCACCACCGCCACCAGCACCACCATCGAGAACAACAGCTGCTGCAGCTGCTGCAACGCGAAGGAGACCGGCAGCGCGGCGCGCGGGAAGTGCAGCGCCCGCACCAGCCCCAGGTTCCCGGAGATCGCCCGCACCCCGGCCAGCACCGAACTCTGGGTGAAGGTGAACACGAACACCCCGGTCACCAGGAACGGCACGTAGATCTCGTGCGGGATGCCCTTCCGGGCGCCCAGCAGCAGCCCGAAGATGAAGAAGTACACCGCCGCGTTCAGCAGCGGGGTCGCCACCTGCCACAGCTGGCCCAGCTTGGCCTGGCTGTACTGCGCGGTCAGCTTCGCCCGGGAGAAGGCCAGGATGAAGTGCCGCCGCGCCCACAGCTGACGGAGGTACTCGGCCGGCGACGGCCGGGCACCGCTGACCGTCAGCCCGTACCGGGCGGCGAGCGCGGGGAGGTCGTCCTCGACCGGGACCGGGCGGACCGGTGGGGAAGGCGGTGTGTGGAGGGCCTGACTCACATCCGCTTCTTTCGCTAGGGGGCGGGGGTGGGGTGGCGGCGATGCGATGCCGTGTTCCGCCCGGTGTTCCCCCGCACGCCTTCGCGCGTTCACTTACGTCGGGACGGGACCGTATCGTCGCAACGCGAGCGTAGGGCGAACGCGCGTCGGAACGCAACCGTTCCGTCCCGGCGGCCAGGGGTGCGGCGCCGCTCTGTGCCGGACCGGTGTACGTATCTGCGTCAGAACGGACCCGTATCGTCGTCACGCCCTATGCTGGGCCCCATGACGACCAACGCCGACGAGCCCCAGCCGCGTCCGCGCCGCAGGGCCCCCGCCGGGGCCGCCGTCCTGCGGGAGGATGTGACGGAGGCCATCCGGGCGGCCGTCTTCGAGGAACTCGCGGCCGTCGGCTACGCGCGGATGTCCATCGAGGGGATCGCGCGCCGCGCGGGCGTCGGCAAGACCGCGGTGTACCGCCGCTGGCGCTCCAAACTGCACCTGGTCCTCGACCTGGTCTCCGCCATCGCCGTGCAGGGGCTGCCCGCGCCGGACACCGGCTCCCTGGAGGGCGACCTGCGGCTGCTGTACGAGGTCACCTCGCGCGCCCTGCGCCACCCCGTCGCCTCGCAGATCCTCCCCGACCTCCAGGCCGAGGCCGCCCGCAACCCCGACATCGCCGAGGCACTCCGGAAGGCGCTGCGGGAGGGCCAGGACGGGGTCGCCCGGGGCGTCGTCACGGCGGCGCAGGAGCGGGGCGAGGTCCGCCCCGGCGTCGACCACGCCCTGGCCCTCGACCTGATCTCCGGCCCCCTGTACTGGCGCTCGGTGGTCATCCGCAACCCGAAACTCCCGAAGGGCTACCTGCCCGCCCTGGCCCGCGCCACGACGGAGGCCCTCAAAGCGCTGTGAGCGGGCGCGGTCACTCCGGCGGGTGGAGGCGGAGCCAGCCCTGCCAGGCTGAGGTGATCATGTCGTCGACGGTGTGGCGGGCCTTCCAGCCGAGTTCGGTGGCGGCGCGGTCGGCGGAGGCGACGACGCTCGCCGGGTCGCCGGGGCGGCGGGGGGCGACCGTGGGCGGCAGGTCGTGGCCGGTGAGGGCGTTGATGCGGTCGATCATGCCCCGGACGGAGACGCCCTCGCCGCGGCCGATGTTGAGGGTGAGGTCCCGGCCGGGGGCGGCGCGCAGGGCGCGGGCCGCGGCCGTGTGGGCCTCGGCCAGGTCGACCACGTGGATGTAGTCGCGGACACAGGTGCCGTCCGGGGTCGGGTAGTCGTCGCCGAAGATGCGCGGGGGCGCTTGCGCGGTGAGTTTCTCGAAGACCATGGGGACGAGGTTGGAGACGCCCGTGTCGGCGAGTTCCGGGCTCGCGGCGCCCGCCACGTTGAAGTAGCGCAGGGAGGCCGTGGACAGGCCGGTGGCCCGGCCCGTCGCGCGGACCAGCCACTCGCCGGCCAGTTTCGTCTCCCCGTACGGGGACATCGGCGCGCAGGGGGTGTCCTCGGTCACCAGCTCGGCGGCGGTCTCCGGCATGCCGTACACCGCGGCCGAGGACGAGAGGACGAAGGACGACACGGCACTGGCCGCCGTCACCGCCTCCAGCAGGACGCGCAGGCCCTCGACGTTCTCCCGGTAGTAGAGCAGGGGCAGTTCCACCGACTCGGCGACCTGCTTCTTCGCCGCCAGGTGGACGACGCCGGTGACCTCGTGGTCGGCGAGGGCGCGGGCCACCCGCTCGCCGTCCAGGGTCGAGCCGACCACCAGCGGCACTCCGTCCGGCACCCGGTCGGGGACGCCGGTGGACAGGTCGTCGTAGACCACCGTCCGCTCGCCCGCCTCGGTCATCGCCCGTACGACGTGCGCCCCGATGTAGCCGGCGCCGCCGGTGATCAACCAGGTCATGTGCGGACGTCCCCTCGTCGTTCGTCGGCCGTGGTGGGTGGTCGGTCCCCGCCGGCTCTCCCCGATCCTAGTGAAGCAGGCGCCTCAGTCTCCCGCGTACGACCGAAGCGGCACCGTGTGCGCCGCTCGCGACCCGCAGTGCCAGCGCGCCCGAGTGGGTGGCGTACGGCCGGACCAGCACCACGCCGTGCCGGGCGCTCGGCACCGCGCGGCGGCGCAGCAGACCGGGGCCCGCACACGCGTGCGCGGTGACCTCGCGGCTCGAGCCGTCGCCGAAGCGCACCCGCAGGCGCAGGTCCCAGGCGCCGGCGCCGAGCGCGGCCAGCCGGGCCGGCCGTACGGTCGTCTCCGCGGACCAGCCGCCCCCGGCCGCCGCCCGCAGCGGCACCGTGCACGCCCTCCTGCCGCCGCCGTCCCGGTGCCGCCACTCGATCTCCAGCTCCGAGGGGTGCGCCCGCTCCAGCAGGCCGTACAGCTCGTGCAGGTGAAGGTGCAGGCGGGCGGTACGGGTGCGGGGGCGCAGCTCCGCGTCGACGGCGAGCGGCAGCCGGGTCACGGGGCGGGCCGGCAGGGGCTCCAGGGTGACCCCGGGCAGGTCGGCGGACCAGCAGGGCGTGCCGTCCGCCGCGCGGGGGTAGGGCGGGCACAGCCGGGCCGGGCGGCCCGCCAGTTCCTGGAGGCGGGGCAGGTCGCGGGGCTCGGGGGAGGCCAGCAGGACCCGGCCGATCAGCCGGCCGGGCGCGACCGGGTCGCGGGCCCAGTCGGCCGCGTCGTACTCGGCGAGGAACGCGCGGGTGTGCGCCCACCACGCGCGCCGGTGGTCCGCGTCGTGCAGCCGCAGCTCCCGCACGTACATGCGCAGCTCGTGGTCGAGGAACTTGGCCCGCGCCGCCCGCGCCAGCTCCTTCTGCCCGGCGGCCAGCAGGATCTCGTACGCCGTGCGGCACGCGTGGGTGCGGTCCCGCCAGTTGTCGAGGCCCGCGCGGTCCAGCGAGATCGACAGCCGCCGGGCGGACCGGCGCACCTGCCAGACGTAGACCCGGTCCGGGACCAGGGCGATGCGCGGGGCGGCGGCCCACAGGCGCGCGGTGAAGACGAAGTCCTCGTAGGGGAAGTGCCCCTCGGGGAAGCGGATGTCGTGTGCGCGCAGGAACGCCGTCGCGTAGAGCTTGTTGACGCAGAGGGTGTCGTGCACCAGGCGGGGGCGCCGGGCGGGGTGCGGGAGCACCCGGGGCGCCGCGTACAGGCCGGGCTGCCACGGCACCTCGCGCCCCGACGGCAGCTCGCGGCGCACGCACAGCCCGCCGGTGACGTCCGCGTCCGCCGCGCCCGCCGCGCCGAGGAGCGCGTCCACGGCACCGGGCGGGAGGACGTCGTCGCTGTCCAGGAACATCACGTACGGCGAGGTCGCCGCGGAGAGCCCGGTGTTGCGCGGGGAGCCGCAGCCGCCGCTGTTGGCGCGGTGCCGGATCAGCCGGAGGCGGGGTTCGGTCCCGGCCAGCCGGGCGAGCAGGCCCGCGCTGCCGTCCGTCGAACAGTCGTCGACGGCCACGACCTCGCGCACGGCCGGCCCCTGCCCGAGCGCCGAGTGCACGGCGTCGGTCACATGGGCGGCGTCGTCGTGGCCTATCACCACGACGGTGACGCCGGTGGCGGCGGTCCGGTGGGGGTGCATAGGCGTCCCCTGGGGCTCGGGTGACTGGTCACTGACCTTTTGCCCGTTAACAGGTGGTTCGTACCCCCGTGCCCGTCGGCACTGTGCCGCGGCGGCGCTGCGGCTGCCGTCAGGCGCCGTTCGCCGCCGCCGTGTCCAGTGCGGCGGTGAGTCGGTCGAGGCGGGCCCGCAGGGACTGGATCTCGTCGATCCCGAAGCCGGTCGCGGCGACGATCCGGCGCGGGACGTCCTGGGCCCGCTCGCGCAGCGCGGTGCCCTCCTCGGTGGGCCGCACCTCCACCGAGCGCTCGTCGCGCGTGCTGCGCTCCCTGCACACCAGGCCGGCCGCCTCCAGCCGCTTGAGCAGCGGGGACAGGGTGCCGGAGTCGAGCCGCAGGTGTTCGCCGAGCTTCTTGACGGGCAGCGTGCCGTGCTCCCAGAGGGCCAGCATCACCAGGTACTGGGGGTAGGTGAGGCCGAGGTCCTTGAGGACCACCCGGTACACGCCGTTGAAGGCGCGCGAGGTGGCGTGCAGGGAGAAGCAGATCTGTTGGTCGAGGCGGAGCCAGTCGTCGGCGGAACCGGGCGGTGGGGCACCGGCCGGTTCCGTGGCCGGCGAGGGGTTCGGGGTCGGCGTCATGGCTCCAGGGTAGCTCTTTCGAGCCATTTGATTGTGCGCAACTGAATTGCGTGCTCTACTTGTGGTCGTACGGCGGTCGGGGTCCTCGGAGACGGAGGGCCGGCCGCCCGGCCACGACTCGAGAGGGAAGGTTTCCCATGGACGCGCTCTACACCGCTGTCGCCACCGCCACCCACGGCCGCGAGGGCCGCGCCGTCACCTCCGACGGCAAGCTGGACCTCGGTCTCAGCGCCCCCGTGGAGCTGGGCGGCAGCGGCGAGGGCACCAACCCGGAGCAGCTGTTCGCCGCCGGTTACGCGGCCTGCTTCGGCAGCGCCCTCGGCCTGGTCGGCCGGGCGGCGAAGGTCGACGTCAGCGAGGCCGCGGTGACCGCCGAGGTCGGCATCGGCAAGGAGGGCGAGGGCTTCGCGCTCGCCGTGACGCTGCGCGTCGAGCTGCCCGACACGGTGGACGAGGAGA contains these protein-coding regions:
- a CDS encoding glycosyltransferase family 2 protein, yielding MHPHRTAATGVTVVVIGHDDAAHVTDAVHSALGQGPAVREVVAVDDCSTDGSAGLLARLAGTEPRLRLIRHRANSGGCGSPRNTGLSAATSPYVMFLDSDDVLPPGAVDALLGAAGAADADVTGGLCVRRELPSGREVPWQPGLYAAPRVLPHPARRPRLVHDTLCVNKLYATAFLRAHDIRFPEGHFPYEDFVFTARLWAAAPRIALVPDRVYVWQVRRSARRLSISLDRAGLDNWRDRTHACRTAYEILLAAGQKELARAARAKFLDHELRMYVRELRLHDADHRRAWWAHTRAFLAEYDAADWARDPVAPGRLIGRVLLASPEPRDLPRLQELAGRPARLCPPYPRAADGTPCWSADLPGVTLEPLPARPVTRLPLAVDAELRPRTRTARLHLHLHELYGLLERAHPSELEIEWRHRDGGGRRACTVPLRAAAGGGWSAETTVRPARLAALGAGAWDLRLRVRFGDGSSREVTAHACAGPGLLRRRAVPSARHGVVLVRPYATHSGALALRVASGAHGAASVVRGRLRRLLH
- a CDS encoding MarR family winged helix-turn-helix transcriptional regulator, with the translated sequence MTPTPNPSPATEPAGAPPPGSADDWLRLDQQICFSLHATSRAFNGVYRVVLKDLGLTYPQYLVMLALWEHGTLPVKKLGEHLRLDSGTLSPLLKRLEAAGLVCRERSTRDERSVEVRPTEEGTALRERAQDVPRRIVAATGFGIDEIQSLRARLDRLTAALDTAAANGA
- a CDS encoding organic hydroperoxide resistance protein, encoding MDALYTAVATATHGREGRAVTSDGKLDLGLSAPVELGGSGEGTNPEQLFAAGYAACFGSALGLVGRAAKVDVSEAAVTAEVGIGKEGEGFALAVTLRVELPDTVDEETGRKLVEQAHQVCPYSNATRGNVPVDLVIE